From the genome of Halomonas sp. MCCC 1A13316, one region includes:
- a CDS encoding glutamine amidotransferase-related protein — protein sequence MKGDSPMRIGLLQCDDVAPELCEAHGNYPEMFAALFRRVDPTLEFQVWRCLDGEIPDDIDAVDAWMTTGSKYGVNDGLPWVEALCGFVRELWEAGKPLVGICFGHQLMAKALGGEVIKSDRGWGVGMSFNRIQSRAEWMEPWQPGLDLLVSHQDQIEALPPEATVVGGSDFCPHYLMQIGEHFLGVQGHPEFTKEYSRDLMALRRELVGDERVREGQSSLSTEVDDTLMARWIVNFMQRAIALRD from the coding sequence ATGAAAGGAGATTCACCGATGCGCATCGGGCTATTGCAGTGCGATGACGTGGCGCCGGAACTGTGCGAGGCCCACGGCAACTATCCGGAAATGTTCGCCGCCCTGTTCCGGCGGGTTGACCCCACGCTGGAGTTCCAGGTCTGGCGCTGCCTGGATGGCGAGATACCCGACGACATCGACGCCGTCGATGCCTGGATGACTACCGGCTCGAAGTATGGCGTCAACGACGGGCTGCCCTGGGTCGAGGCGCTGTGTGGCTTCGTGCGTGAACTGTGGGAGGCCGGCAAGCCGCTGGTGGGTATCTGCTTCGGCCACCAACTGATGGCCAAGGCACTGGGCGGTGAAGTTATCAAGAGCGACCGGGGCTGGGGCGTAGGCATGTCGTTCAACCGCATCCAGTCACGCGCCGAGTGGATGGAGCCCTGGCAGCCGGGCCTCGATCTGCTGGTCAGCCACCAGGACCAGATCGAGGCGCTGCCGCCCGAGGCCACCGTCGTCGGCGGCAGTGATTTCTGCCCCCATTACCTGATGCAGATCGGCGAGCACTTCCTCGGCGTGCAGGGCCACCCAGAATTCACCAAGGAATACTCGCGCGACCTCATGGCCCTGCGCCGGGAGCTGGTCGGCGATGAGCGAGTGCGCGAAGGGCAGAGCTCGCTCTCCACCGAAGTCGACGACACGCTGATGGCGCGCTGGATCGTCAACTTCATGCAGCGGGCCATAGCGCTGCGCGACTGA
- a CDS encoding iron-containing alcohol dehydrogenase — translation MSHDMKSFTMGWNYPASILTGVGRIRDLPEACKALGMGAPLLITDPGLAALPMVQACVQACQEAGLRIAVFSQVKGNPTGRNVLDGMTAFRNGSHDGVIAFGGGSGLDAAKAVALMANQREGLSLWSLEDIGDNWKNADAQAIAPIVAVPTTAGTGSEVGRASVITDEAEHVKRIIFHPGMVPATVILDPELTVGLPPAITAATGMDALSHCMEAWCSPNYHPMAEGIAVEGMRRIDLYLQRAYSDGQDLEARMNMLVASSMGATAFQRGLGAMHALAHPLGALYDAHHGTLNAVLMPYVLRANERAIGEPMVRLGRYLNLEQPGTAAVIDWVLGLRERLGIPHTLAELGIDTRQAEKVGRMAVADPSSGTNPVAFDADEYRGIFVAAVEGRL, via the coding sequence ATGAGCCACGACATGAAATCCTTCACCATGGGCTGGAACTATCCCGCCAGCATTCTCACCGGGGTGGGGCGCATTCGCGACCTGCCCGAGGCATGCAAGGCGCTGGGCATGGGCGCGCCGCTGCTGATCACCGATCCGGGGCTGGCGGCGCTACCGATGGTGCAGGCGTGCGTACAAGCGTGCCAGGAGGCCGGCCTGCGCATTGCAGTGTTCAGCCAGGTCAAGGGCAACCCCACCGGGCGCAACGTACTCGACGGTATGACGGCCTTCCGCAACGGCAGCCACGATGGTGTGATCGCCTTCGGCGGCGGCTCGGGGCTCGACGCCGCCAAGGCTGTGGCGCTGATGGCCAACCAGCGCGAGGGGCTATCGCTATGGTCGCTGGAGGATATCGGCGACAACTGGAAGAATGCCGACGCCCAGGCCATCGCTCCCATCGTCGCCGTGCCCACCACCGCGGGTACCGGCTCGGAGGTGGGGCGTGCCTCGGTAATCACCGACGAGGCGGAGCACGTCAAGCGCATTATCTTTCACCCCGGCATGGTTCCGGCTACGGTGATTCTCGACCCCGAACTCACCGTGGGGCTGCCGCCGGCGATCACCGCCGCCACCGGCATGGATGCGCTGTCGCACTGCATGGAGGCGTGGTGTTCGCCAAACTACCACCCCATGGCCGAGGGCATCGCTGTCGAGGGCATGCGTCGTATCGATCTCTACCTGCAGCGCGCTTACAGCGACGGCCAAGACCTCGAGGCACGCATGAACATGCTGGTGGCCTCGAGCATGGGCGCGACCGCCTTTCAGCGTGGCCTGGGTGCCATGCATGCCTTGGCGCACCCGCTCGGGGCGCTTTACGACGCCCACCACGGAACCTTGAACGCGGTGCTGATGCCCTACGTGCTGCGAGCCAACGAGCGCGCCATCGGCGAGCCGATGGTGCGCCTGGGGCGCTATCTCAACCTGGAGCAGCCGGGGACGGCGGCGGTGATCGACTGGGTGTTGGGCCTGCGCGAACGGCTCGGTATTCCGCATACCCTGGCCGAGCTGGGCATCGATACGCGCCAAGCCGAGAAGGTCGGACGCATGGCTGTGGCGGACCCCTCGTCGGGCACCAATCCGGTCGCCTTCGACGCCGACGAGTACCGCGGTATTTTCGTTGCCGCCGTGGAAGGCCGCCTCTAG
- a CDS encoding aldehyde dehydrogenase family protein, producing MATQKTISPVDGSLYVERELADPAWVEATLKKAVAAQRTWRETNLAERARLCSRMVDAFVARRDELARELTWQMGRPIAVASGEIGGFEDRARTMISLAEDALAPIRLADKPGFTRYITREPLGVSFIVAPWNFPFMTAVNAVVPAIMAGNAVILKHSAQTPLCAERFQQAFDEAGLPEGVFQHLHLSHDAAETMIRDARIAHVSFTGSVAGGAMVERNAAGHFIATGLELGGKDPAYIRADVNLDEAVPGVMDGAFFNSGQSCCGIERIYVHESLFDDFVERAVAWVRQLRLGNPTDPETTLGPLVRPAAADFVRGQVEEAVAAGAKAWIDPGDYLQSVPGSAYLAPQVLTGVDHSMRVMSEESFGPVVGIMPVADDEEAIRLMNDSDFGLTAAVFTRDIATGESIARRLEAGTVFTNRCDFLDPELAWTGVKQSGRGCSLSRIGYETLTRPKSFHLKHA from the coding sequence ATGGCCACACAGAAAACGATTTCACCGGTCGACGGATCGCTCTACGTCGAGCGGGAGTTGGCCGACCCTGCCTGGGTCGAAGCGACATTGAAGAAAGCGGTGGCGGCGCAGCGTACGTGGCGCGAGACGAATCTTGCCGAGCGGGCGCGGTTGTGCTCGAGGATGGTCGATGCCTTCGTCGCTCGTCGCGACGAATTGGCCCGGGAGCTGACCTGGCAGATGGGGCGGCCGATCGCCGTGGCCAGCGGCGAAATTGGCGGTTTCGAGGATCGCGCGCGCACCATGATCTCGCTGGCCGAGGATGCCCTGGCGCCGATCCGCTTGGCCGACAAGCCCGGCTTCACCCGCTACATCACCCGCGAACCGCTAGGCGTGTCGTTCATCGTCGCGCCGTGGAATTTCCCTTTCATGACGGCCGTGAATGCTGTGGTGCCAGCGATCATGGCGGGCAACGCGGTAATCCTCAAGCACTCCGCCCAGACCCCGCTGTGCGCTGAGCGTTTCCAGCAGGCCTTCGACGAGGCCGGCCTGCCCGAGGGAGTGTTCCAGCATTTGCACCTCTCTCACGACGCCGCTGAAACGATGATCCGAGATGCCCGTATCGCGCATGTCTCTTTCACCGGCTCGGTGGCGGGCGGGGCGATGGTCGAGCGCAACGCCGCCGGGCACTTCATTGCCACCGGGCTGGAGCTCGGCGGCAAGGATCCGGCCTATATCCGTGCCGACGTGAACCTCGACGAGGCGGTGCCGGGCGTGATGGACGGCGCCTTCTTCAACTCGGGACAGAGCTGCTGCGGCATCGAGCGCATCTACGTGCACGAGTCGCTTTTCGACGACTTCGTCGAGCGCGCCGTGGCCTGGGTGCGCCAGCTCCGGCTGGGCAACCCCACCGACCCCGAAACCACCCTGGGGCCGCTGGTACGTCCCGCAGCGGCGGACTTCGTGCGCGGCCAGGTCGAGGAGGCGGTAGCTGCCGGAGCCAAGGCTTGGATCGACCCCGGCGACTACCTGCAGTCGGTGCCGGGGAGCGCCTACCTGGCGCCACAGGTGCTGACAGGTGTCGACCATTCGATGCGGGTGATGAGCGAGGAAAGCTTCGGCCCAGTGGTCGGCATCATGCCGGTAGCGGACGACGAAGAAGCCATACGCCTGATGAACGACAGCGACTTCGGCCTTACCGCCGCAGTATTCACTCGGGATATCGCGACGGGCGAGTCCATTGCCCGACGCCTGGAGGCCGGCACGGTGTTCACCAACCGCTGTGACTTTCTCGACCCTGAACTGGCCTGGACCGGGGTCAAGCAATCGGGGCGGGGCTGTTCGCTGTCACGCATCGGCTACGAGACATTGACCCGGCCCAAGTCATTCCACCTCAAACACGCCTGA
- a CDS encoding glutamine synthetase family protein — MSRLQARDIKNADDARRIVEQRGLSHVKVGMFDIDGVMVGKYMRRDKFFHALSEGFAFCDVVLGWDSKDELYDNVKYTGWHTGYPDAELRVIPESCRELPCEGDMLLFLAEFTGAAETICPRGLLRRVLAKAGEMGFAVCGALEYEFFMFQETPESVREKGFRNLKPLTPDMMGYSMLRSSVHGELYHELLGMAETMDFPIEGLHTETGPGVLEAAIRVDDALAAGDKGALFKTFTKVWAQRRGLMATFMAKWSPDYPGQSGHIHLSLNHRDSGESAFFDADQPHGMSDVQRHFVAGQQKLMPEFLAMFSPTVNSYTRLIPGFWAPTDATWGVENRTTALRVIPGSAKSQRVEYRLGSADANPYLALAAAIGSGLYGIEQRLEPDAAVTGNAYELAHPEHQALSRTLWEAAQRLKASEAARSLFGDAFVEHFAATREWEERQFRRHITDWELDRYFEII, encoded by the coding sequence ATGAGCCGACTCCAGGCAAGAGACATCAAGAACGCCGACGATGCCCGGCGAATCGTCGAACAGCGTGGCCTCAGCCACGTCAAGGTCGGCATGTTCGACATCGACGGCGTGATGGTCGGCAAGTATATGCGTCGCGACAAGTTCTTTCACGCACTCAGCGAGGGCTTTGCCTTCTGCGACGTGGTGCTGGGCTGGGACAGCAAGGATGAACTCTACGACAACGTGAAGTACACCGGCTGGCACACCGGCTACCCCGATGCCGAACTGCGGGTGATTCCCGAGAGTTGCCGCGAGTTGCCCTGCGAGGGCGACATGCTGCTGTTCCTGGCCGAGTTCACCGGCGCGGCCGAGACGATTTGCCCACGCGGGCTGCTACGCCGCGTGCTGGCGAAGGCCGGGGAGATGGGCTTTGCCGTCTGCGGTGCGCTGGAGTACGAGTTCTTCATGTTCCAGGAGACCCCGGAGTCGGTGCGCGAGAAGGGTTTTCGCAACCTCAAGCCGCTGACCCCCGACATGATGGGTTACTCGATGCTCAGGAGCTCGGTGCATGGCGAGCTCTACCACGAACTGCTGGGCATGGCCGAGACGATGGACTTTCCCATCGAGGGGCTGCATACCGAGACCGGCCCCGGCGTGCTGGAGGCGGCGATACGCGTCGACGATGCATTGGCCGCCGGCGACAAGGGCGCACTGTTCAAGACCTTCACCAAGGTATGGGCGCAGCGCCGCGGGCTGATGGCTACCTTCATGGCCAAATGGTCGCCGGACTACCCCGGCCAGAGCGGCCACATCCATCTCTCGCTCAATCACCGCGACAGTGGCGAATCGGCCTTCTTCGACGCCGACCAGCCCCACGGCATGAGCGACGTTCAGCGCCACTTCGTCGCCGGGCAGCAGAAGCTGATGCCGGAGTTCCTGGCCATGTTCTCCCCCACGGTAAACAGCTATACCCGCCTGATTCCCGGTTTCTGGGCACCCACCGATGCTACCTGGGGCGTGGAGAATCGCACCACGGCACTGCGGGTGATTCCCGGCAGCGCCAAGTCGCAGCGTGTCGAATACCGCCTGGGCAGTGCCGATGCCAACCCCTACCTGGCGTTGGCGGCGGCGATCGGCTCCGGCCTCTACGGCATTGAGCAGCGGCTCGAACCGGATGCGGCGGTGACCGGCAATGCCTACGAGCTGGCCCATCCCGAGCATCAGGCGCTGTCGCGTACGCTGTGGGAGGCCGCTCAGCGGCTCAAGGCGTCCGAGGCGGCACGCAGCCTGTTCGGTGATGCCTTCGTCGAGCACTTCGCGGCCACTCGTGAATGGGAAGAACGCCAGTTCCGTCGCCATATCACCGACTGGGAGCTGGATCGCTACTTTGAGATTATTTGA
- a CDS encoding TRAP transporter substrate-binding protein, with translation MTNRRDFLKKAGLATAATVGATTISAPYVHAQSRSPIRWRLQTYAGPALAEHVIKPSIDAFNKAANGEMEIELYYADQLVPTGELFRAMQRGTIDAVQSDDDSINAPVDVSVFGGYFPFASRYSLDVPALFHHYGLKEIWEEAYGEVEGVTWLGSGAWDPCNFVTRDPIRSLADLEGKRVFTFPTAGRFLSRFGVVPVTLPWEDIEVAMQTRELDGIAWAGITEAYTVGWADVSNYYLTNNISGAWAGSYFANTERWNELPEHLKTLFKLCMDSSHYYRQHWYWWGEAHYRTTGGKLELTSIPESEWQQIEDEALAFWDEIAQESDRSARVVQILKDYRQTMQQAGPPYRYG, from the coding sequence ATGACCAATCGTCGCGATTTTCTCAAGAAGGCGGGCCTGGCCACTGCCGCCACCGTCGGGGCCACCACTATTTCGGCACCCTACGTCCACGCCCAGTCGCGCAGCCCGATTCGCTGGCGCTTGCAAACCTACGCCGGGCCGGCGTTAGCCGAGCATGTCATCAAGCCCTCCATCGACGCCTTCAACAAGGCCGCCAACGGCGAGATGGAGATCGAGCTCTACTACGCCGACCAGTTGGTGCCCACCGGCGAGCTGTTCCGCGCCATGCAGCGCGGCACCATCGATGCCGTACAGAGCGATGACGACTCGATCAACGCACCTGTCGACGTCTCGGTATTCGGCGGCTACTTCCCGTTCGCCTCGCGCTACAGCCTCGACGTGCCGGCACTGTTCCACCACTACGGGCTCAAGGAGATCTGGGAGGAGGCTTACGGCGAGGTAGAGGGCGTTACCTGGCTGGGTTCGGGCGCCTGGGACCCGTGCAACTTCGTCACCCGCGACCCGATTCGAAGCCTTGCAGACCTCGAGGGCAAGCGCGTGTTCACCTTCCCAACCGCCGGGCGCTTCCTCAGCCGCTTCGGCGTGGTGCCGGTGACGCTGCCGTGGGAGGACATCGAGGTTGCCATGCAGACCCGTGAGCTCGACGGCATCGCCTGGGCCGGCATCACCGAGGCCTATACCGTGGGCTGGGCGGACGTCAGCAACTACTACCTGACCAACAACATCTCGGGTGCCTGGGCGGGCTCCTACTTCGCCAACACCGAGCGTTGGAACGAGCTACCCGAGCACCTCAAGACCCTGTTCAAACTGTGCATGGACAGCTCGCACTATTACCGTCAGCACTGGTACTGGTGGGGCGAGGCGCACTACCGCACCACCGGCGGAAAGCTGGAGCTGACCTCGATTCCCGAGTCGGAGTGGCAGCAGATCGAGGACGAGGCGCTGGCCTTCTGGGACGAGATCGCCCAGGAGAGCGACCGCAGTGCCCGCGTGGTGCAGATCCTCAAGGACTATCGGCAGACCATGCAGCAAGCAGGACCTCCCTACCGCTACGGTTGA
- a CDS encoding TRAP transporter large permease, whose amino-acid sequence MSYEMIALLMFSTMMLLLLTGQRVFGVIGFVGAASALLLWGQGGVEMPFNSAIQLMNWYPLLTLPLFIYMGYMLSESGIASELYEMFHVWMGSLRGGLAVGTIGLMVVVSAMNGLSVAGMAIGATIALPELLRRGYDKIMVTGVIQAGSSLGILVPPSVVLVLYGMIARQPVSQLWLAGAIPGLILAALFVIYIVIRCRLQPHLGPALPSEERQMSLAEKLKLLRAGILPLLIFFFMTGLFLMGVTSLVESSAVGAVSATLAALVKRRLTWKVIESTVHKTLGISCMFMWIILAALCFGAVFDGLGAVRAIENIFLDRIGMSPWQILVMMQLSYILLGMFLDDTAMLVIVAPLYVPLVISLGFDPIWYGVLYTITVQIAYMTPPFGYNLFLMRAMAPPEISLGDIYRSVWPFVGIMLIGLALITIFPQLALWLPQLYRGY is encoded by the coding sequence ATGAGCTACGAGATGATCGCCCTGCTGATGTTCTCGACCATGATGCTGCTGCTGCTCACCGGGCAGCGGGTATTCGGCGTGATCGGCTTCGTCGGCGCCGCCTCGGCGCTGCTGCTGTGGGGGCAGGGTGGCGTGGAGATGCCGTTCAATTCCGCCATCCAGCTGATGAACTGGTATCCGCTGCTGACCCTGCCGCTGTTCATCTATATGGGCTACATGCTCTCCGAGTCGGGTATTGCCAGCGAACTCTACGAGATGTTCCACGTCTGGATGGGCTCACTGAGGGGCGGCCTGGCGGTGGGCACCATCGGCCTGATGGTGGTGGTCTCGGCGATGAACGGGTTGAGCGTGGCGGGCATGGCCATCGGCGCGACCATCGCCCTGCCGGAACTGCTGCGGCGCGGTTACGACAAGATCATGGTTACCGGCGTGATTCAGGCGGGAAGTTCGCTGGGCATCCTGGTGCCTCCCAGCGTGGTGCTGGTGCTCTACGGCATGATCGCGCGCCAGCCGGTCAGCCAACTGTGGCTGGCCGGGGCCATTCCCGGCCTGATACTGGCCGCGCTGTTCGTCATCTACATCGTCATTCGCTGCCGTCTGCAGCCGCATCTCGGCCCGGCGCTGCCCTCCGAAGAGCGCCAGATGAGCCTCGCCGAAAAGCTCAAGCTGCTGCGCGCCGGCATCCTGCCGCTGCTGATCTTCTTCTTCATGACCGGGCTGTTCCTGATGGGCGTCACCAGCCTGGTGGAGAGTTCGGCGGTAGGGGCGGTGTCGGCCACCCTGGCCGCGCTGGTCAAGCGCCGCCTGACCTGGAAGGTGATCGAGAGCACCGTGCACAAGACGCTCGGCATCAGCTGCATGTTCATGTGGATCATCCTGGCGGCGCTGTGCTTCGGTGCAGTATTCGATGGCCTCGGCGCGGTGCGCGCCATCGAGAACATCTTTCTCGACCGCATCGGCATGAGCCCGTGGCAAATCCTCGTGATGATGCAGCTCTCCTACATCCTGCTGGGGATGTTCCTCGATGACACCGCCATGCTGGTGATCGTGGCACCGCTCTACGTGCCGCTGGTGATCAGCCTGGGCTTCGACCCGATCTGGTACGGCGTGCTCTACACCATCACCGTGCAGATCGCCTACATGACCCCGCCGTTCGGCTACAACCTGTTCCTGATGCGCGCCATGGCGCCGCCGGAGATCTCGCTTGGCGACATCTACCGTAGCGTCTGGCCCTTCGTCGGCATCATGCTGATCGGGTTGGCGCTGATCACCATTTTCCCGCAGCTGGCGCTGTGGCTGCCGCAGCTCTATCGCGGCTACTGA
- a CDS encoding TRAP transporter small permease subunit codes for MPRIITLYVRWVDAFNRVVGRIVMFLIFVMIGVLLYASVARTAFNSPLIWSIEVSQFMMAAYYLLGGAYAMQMDAHVRMDLFYSRWSDRTRAIVDAMTILLLIVFLGTLLFGGISSTEYALRYGETSYTSWAPPLAPIKIIMTFGVLLMLLQSISTLFKDIARARGVALEGGSPE; via the coding sequence ATGCCAAGAATAATAACGCTCTATGTGCGTTGGGTGGATGCGTTCAACCGGGTGGTGGGGCGCATCGTCATGTTTCTGATCTTCGTGATGATCGGCGTCCTGCTCTATGCCTCGGTGGCGCGCACCGCCTTCAACAGCCCGCTGATCTGGAGCATCGAGGTTTCGCAGTTCATGATGGCCGCCTACTATCTGCTGGGCGGCGCTTACGCCATGCAGATGGACGCCCATGTACGCATGGACCTGTTCTACTCGCGCTGGTCCGACCGCACGCGGGCCATCGTCGATGCCATGACCATCCTGCTGCTCATCGTCTTCCTCGGCACGCTACTGTTCGGCGGCATATCCAGCACCGAATATGCCTTGCGCTATGGCGAGACGAGCTACACCTCCTGGGCGCCACCCCTGGCGCCGATAAAGATCATCATGACCTTCGGCGTGCTGCTGATGCTGCTGCAGAGCATCTCGACCCTGTTCAAGGACATTGCCCGGGCGCGTGGCGTGGCGCTGGAAGGGGGGAGTCCTGAATGA
- a CDS encoding LysR family transcriptional regulator, whose product MRSGFGFDLRSMEIFVETLEQGSQSAAARRLGLKQSSVSQSLANLEESMGVTLFKRHSRPLEPTSAGRFFYDRARRLLDDARNTRRELVSGGFGQLHQVRLALVDSLATAVGQPLIELIRRHTRDYTLTTGLSHMHGHSLLTRHVDIIVSDDRLENYDGLERHGLLREPFVLVMPLSWNGPLDNLRWLARHLDFVRYTPQSLIGQAIERHLRLNQLELPARLHLDNTFAVLRLVSAGAGWTITTPLCLYQAGLDDLQVMVAPLPLAPLTRELTLVARRDELGELPALLARDSRRLLEQHFRTQLERALPWLSAEVITQT is encoded by the coding sequence ATGCGCAGCGGCTTCGGTTTCGATCTTCGCAGCATGGAGATCTTCGTCGAGACATTGGAGCAGGGCAGCCAGAGCGCGGCGGCCAGGCGGCTGGGGCTCAAGCAGTCCTCGGTTTCGCAGAGCCTGGCCAACCTGGAGGAGAGCATGGGCGTGACGCTGTTCAAGCGTCACTCACGCCCCCTGGAGCCGACCAGCGCAGGACGCTTCTTCTACGACCGTGCCCGCCGCCTGCTCGACGATGCGCGCAATACCCGGCGCGAGCTGGTCAGCGGTGGTTTCGGCCAGCTCCATCAGGTTCGCCTGGCGCTGGTCGACTCGCTGGCAACGGCGGTGGGACAACCGCTGATCGAGCTGATACGGCGCCATACCCGCGACTATACCCTGACCACCGGGCTGTCGCACATGCACGGCCACTCCCTGTTGACGCGTCACGTGGATATCATCGTTTCCGATGATCGGCTGGAGAACTACGACGGTCTGGAGCGTCATGGCTTGCTGCGCGAGCCCTTCGTGCTGGTGATGCCGCTCTCCTGGAACGGCCCGCTCGACAACCTGCGCTGGCTGGCGCGCCACCTGGACTTCGTGCGCTATACGCCGCAGTCGTTGATCGGCCAGGCCATCGAGCGCCACCTGCGCTTGAACCAGCTCGAGCTGCCTGCCCGGCTGCATCTCGACAACACCTTCGCCGTGCTGCGCCTGGTCAGCGCCGGTGCCGGATGGACCATCACCACCCCGCTGTGCCTCTATCAGGCCGGCCTCGACGACCTTCAGGTTATGGTGGCGCCGTTGCCGCTGGCGCCACTGACCCGGGAGCTGACGCTGGTGGCTCGGCGTGACGAGTTGGGCGAGCTGCCCGCGCTGCTGGCACGCGACAGCCGGCGCCTGCTGGAACAGCATTTCCGGACTCAGCTGGAGCGGGCGCTGCCCTGGCTCTCCGCCGAGGTCATCACCCAGACCTGA
- a CDS encoding TraX family protein yields MTAEAVAPTVRERPVSTWTGWGQWLALATMTIDHLSRYVLPAGWELGWAGSSLGRIAFPLFAAMVAWHGLFNTRNPLCYARRILVIGLTAQLPYMLMPRASDAFILNVCFTLALGLAWGAWLRELLARHRSGSLGSAWAGLGLATTLAVWYLLGEWVEYGHRGLLLIPLFMLALHHLHNAGDSLAERLAAVAMAVPLLVVAGLMNSSDMAKSFTVATCLTVLWLAAGAHRLARDVPVAMPRRLWLAWYPSHFALIALWLWTSGGALG; encoded by the coding sequence ATGACCGCAGAGGCCGTCGCTCCGACAGTGCGAGAGCGCCCCGTTTCCACCTGGACCGGCTGGGGACAGTGGCTAGCGCTCGCCACCATGACCATCGATCATCTCTCCCGTTATGTCTTGCCCGCCGGCTGGGAACTCGGCTGGGCGGGGTCGTCGCTGGGCCGCATCGCCTTTCCGTTGTTCGCCGCGATGGTCGCCTGGCATGGCCTGTTCAATACCCGCAATCCGCTGTGCTATGCCCGCCGCATCCTGGTCATCGGGCTGACCGCCCAACTACCCTACATGCTGATGCCGCGGGCCTCCGATGCCTTCATCCTCAACGTCTGCTTCACCCTGGCACTGGGGTTGGCCTGGGGCGCCTGGCTGCGCGAACTGCTCGCGCGCCATCGCAGCGGCAGTCTGGGCAGCGCCTGGGCGGGGCTGGGCCTGGCGACGACCCTGGCGGTCTGGTATCTGCTCGGCGAATGGGTCGAGTACGGCCACCGCGGGTTGCTGCTGATTCCGCTGTTCATGCTTGCGCTGCACCACCTGCATAATGCCGGGGACTCACTTGCCGAGCGACTCGCTGCCGTCGCCATGGCCGTGCCGCTGTTGGTCGTCGCCGGACTCATGAACAGCTCCGATATGGCCAAGTCGTTTACCGTTGCCACCTGCCTGACAGTGCTGTGGCTGGCCGCCGGCGCACATCGCCTGGCCCGCGACGTTCCCGTCGCCATGCCCCGCCGGCTGTGGCTGGCGTGGTACCCCAGCCACTTCGCACTTATCGCCCTGTGGTTGTGGACCAGCGGCGGTGCGCTCGGCTGA